In Monodelphis domestica isolate mMonDom1 chromosome 3, mMonDom1.pri, whole genome shotgun sequence, the following proteins share a genomic window:
- the LIMK2 gene encoding LIM domain kinase 2 isoform X3 has product MGAYWSGPADSASRDPFRCSECQDPLTSWYYEKDGKLYCHKDYWRKFGEFCHGCSLLMTGPVMVAGEYKYHPECFACMSCKVIIEDGDAYALVQHSTLYCGKCHNEVVLTPMFERLSTEAVHDQLPYSVTLISMPATTEGQRGFSVAVESACSDYATTVQVKEVSRMHISPNIRNAIHPGDRILEINGTPVRTLRVEEVEDVIGKTSQTLQLLIEHDPVSQRLDHLRLDARLSPHMKTVRAPHAMSTLEVKENLDGTLRRRSLRRSNSISKSPGPSSPKEPLLLSRDISRSESLRCSSSYSQQIFRPCDLTHGEVLGKGFFGQAIKVTHKATGKVMVMKELIRCDEETQKTFLTEVKVMRSLDHPNVLKFIGVLYKDRKLNLLTEYIEGGTLKDFLRSVDPFPWQQKVSFAKGIASGMAYLHSMCIIHRDLNSHNCLIKLDKTVVVADFGLSRLIVEERKKPTPEKASAKKRTLRKSDRKKRYTVVGNPYWMAPEMLNGKSYDETVDVFSFGIVLCEIIGQVYADPDCLPRTLDFGLNVKLFWEKFVPTDCPPAFFPLAAICCKLEPESRPPFSKLEDSFEALSLYLGELGIPLPSELEELDHDVSAQYGLSREPLS; this is encoded by the exons ATGGGCGCTTACTGGTCTGGCCCGGCTGACTCCGCTTCCAGAGACCCCTTTCG GTGTTCTGAATGTCAGGATCCCCTCACCAGCTGGTACTATGAAAAGGATGGGAAGCTCTACTGCCACAAGGACTACTGGAGGAAGTTTGGAGAGTTCTGCCATGGCTGCTCACTGCTCATGACCGGCCCCGTCATG GTAGCTGGAGAATATAAGTATCACCCAGAATGCTTTGCCTGCATGAGCTGCAAGGTGATCATTGAAGATGGAGATGCCTATGCCCTGGTTCAGCATTCCACTCTGTACTG TGGGAAGTGCCACAATGAGGTGGTGCTCACGCCCATGTTTGAGAGGCTGTCCACAGAGGCTGTCCATGACCAGCTACCTTATTCCGTTACACTCATCTCCATGCCAGCCACCACAGAAGGCCAGAGGGGCTTCTCAGTGGCCGTCGAGAGTGCCTGCTCTGACTATGCCACCACAGTGCAAGTGAAAGA GGTCAGCCGGATGCACATCAGCCCCAACATCCGAAATGCCATTCACCCTGGGGATCGGATCCTGGAGATCAACGGGACCCCCGTGCGAACCCTGCGGGTGGAGGAG GTGGAGGACGTGATCGGCAAGACAAGCCAGACCCTTCAGCTCTTGATCGAGCATGACCCTGTCTCCCAGCGTCTGGACCATCTTCGCCTAGACGCCCGCCTTTCCCCTCACATGAAGACTGTCAGGGCCCCCCATGCCATGAGCACCCTGGAGGTTAAGGAGAACCTGGACGGGACGCTGCGGAGGCGGTCTCTCAG GCGCAGTAACAGCATTTCCAAGTCTCCAGGCCCCAGCTCCCCAAAGGAGCCTTTGCTGCTGAGCCGAGACATCAGCCGCTCCGAGTCCCTGCGCTGCTCGAGCAGCTACTCTCAGCAGATCTTCCGGCCCTGCGACCTGACCCACGGAGAGGTCCTGGGGAAAGGCTTCTTCGGCCAGGCCATCAAG GTGACCCACAAGGCTACCGGCAAGGTCATGGTCATGAAGGAGTTAATTCGGTGTGACGAGGAGACACAGAAGACTTTCCTTACGGAG GTCAAAGTCATGAGGAGCCTGGACCACCCCAACGTGCTCAAGTTTATTGGGGTCCTCTACAAGGACAGGAAGCTGAACCTGCTGACAGAATACATCGAGGGGGGCACCCTGAAGGACTTCCTGCGCAGCGTG GACCCGTTTCCCTGGCAACAGAAGGTCAGCTTTGCCAAAGGAATTGCCTCCGGGATG GCATATCTGCACTCCATGTGCATCATTCACCGAGATCTGAACTCCCACAACTGCCTCATCAAGCTG GACAAGACGGTGGTGGTGGCTGATTTTGGGCTCTCGAGGCTCATcgtggaggagaggaagaagccCACCCCGGAGAAGGCTTCCGCCAAGAAGCGCACCCTCCGCAAGAGTGACCGCAAGAAGCGCTACACCGTGGTGGGGAACCCTTACTGGATGGCCCCCGAGATGCTCAATG GAAAGAGCTATGACGAGACGGTGGAcgtcttctcctttggaatagTTCTCTGTGAG ATCATTGGGCAGGTGTATGCAGACCCTGACTGTCTCCCCCGCACACTGGACTTTGGCCTCAACGTGAAGCTTTTCTGGGAAAAGTTTGTGCCCACAGACTGTCCCCCGGCCTTCTTTCCCCTCGCTGCCATCTGCTGCAAACTCGAGCCGGAAAGCAG